A single genomic interval of Rhodopirellula bahusiensis harbors:
- a CDS encoding carboxypeptidase-like regulatory domain-containing protein — MTVPSVGNEHERTWLLGTSVGIPDAYFQWNLRSVAMFYGKAIEMPDREDLEKDLVIRLPKPSTDLRIISAEGAPQPNVTITPTQLVWFARELTPDDNNDHGAIRKRIGVPQVLRASLARTTDADGRVSFSTIDRMEFAELECESPDHGLQRSFTNNNTIGKELQNDLVIYPVGSVSGVVRVPNGVDPDALNATELLFETSGFRRPKNATLSMQGVAKVRLDQSGTFHLPAMAAGKFKLVDRFGEEAKVRITLPKKATVSPGEELKLDCKAIKMVLVRSRYVYRESGEPAASKSVKINHGRDAGVSRELAVYTKTDANGRFQARVFPGTIGYESLTVVDGFNQAHRFEQPRNLQLPQGKRTMVPIDSTTCDLEPLELIPTRLVRGKLIDQDGDPLANVGVYAWNRFQTSNDFSRTNEEGEFTLERMPSAYPPKQFKVGPQYKTKRAMVVSDDPLVIQLKSDLPSE, encoded by the coding sequence GTGACAGTCCCATCCGTCGGCAATGAACACGAACGAACATGGCTGCTTGGGACATCCGTAGGAATTCCTGATGCCTATTTCCAGTGGAACCTTCGTTCAGTCGCGATGTTCTACGGTAAAGCGATAGAAATGCCGGATCGAGAGGACTTGGAAAAGGACTTGGTCATTCGGCTTCCCAAACCGTCAACCGATTTGCGAATCATCAGCGCCGAGGGGGCCCCGCAGCCCAATGTCACGATTACCCCGACTCAGCTTGTTTGGTTCGCCCGAGAGTTGACGCCAGACGACAACAATGACCACGGTGCGATTCGAAAACGAATCGGTGTTCCCCAAGTGCTCCGTGCATCGTTGGCTCGAACCACGGATGCTGATGGCCGAGTTTCCTTTTCGACCATCGACCGGATGGAATTCGCAGAATTGGAATGTGAATCCCCCGACCATGGCCTGCAAAGGTCTTTCACCAACAACAACACGATTGGAAAGGAACTTCAGAACGACTTGGTAATTTATCCAGTCGGTTCTGTGAGTGGTGTCGTTCGCGTACCGAACGGCGTCGATCCTGACGCGCTGAATGCGACCGAGTTGTTGTTCGAGACATCTGGCTTCCGTCGCCCAAAGAATGCCACTTTGTCGATGCAAGGCGTCGCGAAAGTCAGGTTGGACCAGAGCGGAACGTTTCATCTGCCTGCCATGGCAGCGGGCAAATTTAAGTTGGTCGATCGTTTCGGCGAGGAAGCAAAAGTGCGAATCACTTTGCCAAAGAAGGCGACGGTGAGCCCCGGAGAAGAGCTAAAGCTTGACTGCAAGGCGATAAAGATGGTCCTGGTTCGAAGTCGGTACGTCTACCGTGAATCAGGCGAACCTGCAGCAAGCAAGTCGGTGAAGATCAACCATGGCCGAGATGCAGGCGTCAGCCGAGAATTAGCGGTCTACACCAAGACCGACGCGAACGGCCGATTTCAAGCGAGAGTCTTTCCAGGCACGATCGGATACGAATCATTGACCGTTGTGGATGGTTTCAACCAGGCTCACCGATTTGAGCAACCGAGAAACCTCCAGCTACCGCAAGGCAAACGAACCATGGTTCCAATCGACTCAACGACGTGCGACCTGGAACCCCTCGAATTGATACCAACGAGACTCGTCCGTGGAAAGCTGATCGATCAAGATGGCGACCCACTAGCAAACGTCGGCGTCTACGCCTGGAACAGGTTTCAAACGTCCAACGATTTTTCCAGGACGAATGAAGAGGGGGAGTTCACGCTCGAACGGATGCCCTCGGCGTACCCGCCCAAACAATTCAAGGTCGGCCCCCAATACAAAACCAAACGAGCGATGGTTGTGTCTGATGATCCGCTAGTGATCCAGCTGAAATCGGATTTGCCGTCAGAGTAA
- a CDS encoding type II secretion system F family protein — MPVYSYLAQTSGGSIERGTMREACPQDVQRVLAKRDIRLIGIDEQQIVNDSVAKCRDYISALQGCGFRSIRSVDIELMLLQLSVMLTSGLALQPALSELSEHCPNGRMRHLCRKLNEAIEQGISFATALSDSKAFPPMVVQLAEIGESSGELALTLRRASEAMERRRQSKGALLSALAYPCLVAVSATCVAIYLIGWAIPKLAKFLDAMGRKLPAMTQSLLDVSTWINHYSTTLAVLVVAVFAAIGLCYRWPPGRYRIDQFLLQIPLLGSLLRMAETQQLAASLALLLRSGVFLQDALITAAALQHNQYLQSGLNQTRKQIARGGGFASSLHDKGFGALLASMIAVGEKTGDLPSTLEHVGEFYEGQVETQRKRIEKLIEPAIIVVVGGLVGYVYAAFFMALMSAGGNFN; from the coding sequence CGAGGCCTGTCCTCAAGACGTGCAGCGAGTTCTGGCAAAACGTGACATTCGTTTGATCGGAATTGACGAGCAACAAATTGTCAATGATTCGGTTGCCAAATGTCGCGACTACATTTCCGCCCTTCAAGGGTGCGGCTTCCGTTCCATTCGCTCGGTAGATATCGAGCTCATGCTGTTGCAGCTTTCAGTGATGCTCACGAGCGGACTCGCGTTGCAACCGGCCCTCAGTGAACTGAGCGAACATTGTCCGAATGGACGGATGCGACATCTTTGTAGGAAGCTAAACGAAGCAATCGAACAAGGGATCTCTTTCGCAACTGCATTGTCAGATTCAAAAGCATTTCCGCCAATGGTCGTGCAACTGGCGGAGATCGGCGAATCATCGGGTGAACTTGCGCTGACACTTCGACGAGCTTCAGAGGCCATGGAACGGCGCCGCCAATCCAAAGGAGCCCTGCTGTCGGCACTGGCCTACCCTTGCCTGGTTGCCGTTTCGGCAACGTGCGTAGCGATCTATCTGATTGGTTGGGCGATCCCAAAGCTGGCGAAATTCCTAGACGCGATGGGTCGAAAGCTTCCCGCGATGACGCAATCGCTGCTTGATGTATCGACATGGATCAACCATTACAGCACAACACTCGCGGTTCTCGTTGTAGCAGTCTTCGCGGCGATAGGACTTTGCTATCGATGGCCGCCGGGACGGTACCGAATCGACCAGTTTCTGCTTCAGATTCCGTTGCTGGGTAGTCTGCTAAGAATGGCCGAGACACAGCAACTGGCCGCGTCGCTGGCGTTGCTATTGCGCAGTGGAGTCTTTCTTCAGGACGCATTGATCACAGCCGCTGCATTGCAACACAACCAGTATCTCCAAAGTGGACTGAACCAAACGAGGAAACAGATCGCGAGAGGCGGCGGGTTTGCGAGTTCCCTGCATGACAAAGGTTTTGGTGCTTTGCTTGCGAGCATGATCGCGGTTGGCGAAAAAACCGGTGACCTGCCATCGACCTTGGAACATGTCGGTGAGTTCTACGAGGGACAGGTCGAAACCCAACGCAAACGGATCGAGAAGCTAATCGAACCCGCAATCATCGTGGTTGTGGGTGGCCTGGTAGGCTACGTCTACGCAGCATTCTTTATGGCGTTGATGAGCGCCGGAGGCAACTTCAATTGA